One Fontisphaera persica DNA window includes the following coding sequences:
- a CDS encoding helix-turn-helix domain-containing protein, with translation MAQRLAKNLGSFLRKKRGKLTYAQFAKKVGLSDSTLHRMEMADQNVTLKTLEQLAERLKCKVSEMLGE, from the coding sequence GTGGCACAACGACTTGCGAAAAACCTCGGCTCGTTTCTGCGCAAGAAACGGGGAAAGCTCACGTATGCCCAGTTCGCCAAGAAGGTCGGCTTGAGCGATTCCACCCTGCACCGGATGGAGATGGCGGATCAGAACGTGACCCTGAAGACCCTTGAGCAGCTCGCAGAGCGCCTGAAGTGCAAGGTCTCGGAGATGTTGGGGGAGTGA
- a CDS encoding DUF3150 domain-containing protein, with amino-acid sequence MQNQLLQILTREGVLVKVSIRYWRGTKKLKPEDIGLKESQVSDRLISLGHKRLLPKEALSALALVEGRAHAFVESNTFPFLNGLAHFVPNPRLQEVNQKLKELETEFWQAKKAFLDQYATLRKNASAEWRTMAKKLVADPDRLVAAIEASFPFPNRMDRYYGFDVQLFQISVPEKLGLDLVTMADQQEVMQARQKAAQEASSKIRQGVESFVSGCVSALREQTAQLCSDMLQSIQSSETGVHQKTLNRLLRFIEQFKQMNFANARVMEEMLERIRRELLTRTAEEYRDSAKARQVLVNGLTQLRQQASELARQDASELVQRFGSMGVRKFNLAA; translated from the coding sequence ATGCAAAACCAACTACTCCAAATCCTGACCCGCGAGGGTGTGCTGGTAAAAGTCAGCATCCGTTACTGGCGCGGCACGAAGAAGCTCAAGCCAGAGGACATCGGGCTCAAAGAATCCCAGGTGTCAGACCGTTTGATTTCACTGGGCCACAAACGCCTGCTGCCCAAAGAAGCCCTGTCCGCATTGGCATTGGTGGAAGGTCGTGCCCATGCTTTTGTCGAATCGAACACTTTTCCTTTCCTCAACGGCCTGGCCCACTTCGTTCCCAATCCTCGTTTGCAGGAGGTGAACCAGAAGCTCAAGGAACTCGAAACGGAGTTCTGGCAGGCGAAGAAGGCGTTCCTGGATCAATACGCCACGCTCCGGAAGAACGCTTCAGCAGAGTGGAGAACGATGGCGAAGAAGCTGGTGGCTGATCCCGATAGACTAGTCGCCGCCATTGAAGCCTCGTTCCCGTTTCCCAACCGAATGGACCGCTACTATGGATTCGACGTGCAGTTGTTCCAGATTAGCGTGCCCGAGAAGTTGGGTTTGGATCTGGTGACGATGGCAGACCAGCAGGAAGTGATGCAGGCTCGCCAGAAAGCCGCCCAGGAAGCGTCCAGCAAGATTCGTCAGGGCGTGGAGAGTTTTGTTTCAGGTTGCGTGTCGGCTTTGAGGGAACAGACGGCGCAACTTTGCTCCGACATGCTCCAATCCATTCAGTCCTCCGAGACCGGCGTCCACCAGAAGACCCTCAATCGTTTGCTGCGGTTCATCGAGCAGTTCAAGCAGATGAACTTCGCCAATGCCCGGGTGATGGAGGAAATGCTGGAACGTATCCGTCGTGAACTGCTGACCCGGACTGCTGAGGAATATCGGGACAGCGCCAAGGCCAGACAGGTGTTGGTGAACGGTCTCACCCAGCTTCGCCAGCAAGCCTCAGAGCTGGCCCGACAGGATGCCTCCGAACTTGTGCAGCGGTTTGGGAGCATGGGCGTCAGGAAGTTCAACCTCGCTGCGTAA
- a CDS encoding RecB family exonuclease: protein MIAVLDPVQVAARPEPNPTEELQKTVSASRLNCWLQCRLKFFFRYVLQLPRPPSAAMFVGSIAHQVLQQWNHGRWRKEPFQTEKFKAWFDSQWTEEQKTSKIKWDDDQADERASAWKTLEHYFLETPIKADERPEAVEVPVEADLSHHGLPRLIGILDLVRAGGTIVDFKVTGKTPDPEQAIHQHEIQLSCYGVLYRDATSRKEAGLELHHLVRTKTPKLIVTRIGPITQQQETRLFKVMESYVDGVGRQDFVPSPSFGCAGCEYFTECRRWS, encoded by the coding sequence GTGATCGCCGTCCTCGATCCAGTTCAGGTTGCTGCCAGACCTGAGCCCAACCCCACGGAAGAACTTCAGAAAACAGTCTCGGCCTCCCGGCTCAACTGCTGGCTTCAATGCCGGCTGAAGTTCTTCTTCCGCTACGTCCTCCAACTTCCACGACCTCCCTCCGCTGCCATGTTCGTTGGCAGTATCGCCCACCAAGTCCTCCAGCAGTGGAACCACGGGAGATGGCGAAAGGAGCCGTTCCAGACTGAGAAGTTCAAAGCCTGGTTCGACTCGCAATGGACCGAGGAGCAGAAAACCTCCAAGATCAAATGGGACGATGACCAGGCCGATGAACGCGCCTCTGCCTGGAAAACGCTGGAACACTACTTCCTCGAAACGCCCATCAAAGCAGATGAGCGTCCAGAGGCGGTGGAGGTTCCGGTTGAAGCAGACTTGTCTCATCATGGTCTGCCCAGGCTCATTGGCATACTCGACCTCGTGAGGGCTGGCGGAACCATCGTGGACTTCAAGGTGACCGGGAAGACACCAGACCCTGAACAAGCCATCCACCAGCACGAGATCCAGCTCTCCTGCTATGGCGTCCTCTACAGGGATGCCACCAGCAGGAAGGAGGCGGGTCTTGAACTGCATCACCTGGTCAGAACCAAGACCCCCAAGCTGATCGTCACCCGCATTGGCCCCATCACCCAGCAGCAGGAAACCCGGCTGTTCAAAGTGATGGAGTCCTACGTTGATGGAGTTGGCAGACAGGACTTCGTGCCTTCTCCCAGCTTCGGTTGTGCTGGCTGCGAATACTTCACCGAGTGCCGGCGCTGGTCGTAA
- a CDS encoding DUF2997 domain-containing protein, with amino-acid sequence MNTKRTIEIIVSPIGEVSIDAVGFKGADCQKATAFLEEALGVVGNKTKKPEFHQVAQKNHHQTLGG; translated from the coding sequence ATGAATACCAAACGAACCATCGAAATCATCGTCTCGCCAATTGGCGAGGTCTCCATTGATGCAGTCGGTTTCAAGGGTGCGGATTGCCAAAAGGCCACGGCATTCCTGGAGGAGGCTCTGGGGGTGGTCGGCAACAAGACCAAGAAACCGGAGTTCCACCAGGTCGCCCAGAAGAATCATCATCAAACACTGGGCGGGTAA
- a CDS encoding AAA family ATPase, protein MGSKLVNYLQAGYPALYLVSHEDARVEAELSQVASAINYNLCFWSVISGLVETNSKKVHQAQEPIEALQAIESLPEKSMILLKDFHLFLADANPILICKMKEVLAEAKTKNKSLIILGCRLCLPPELEREITVLDFALPNKSQLGLVLDGISESAMLQKIQDEDREKILEAATGLTTIEAENAFALSFVQSKAIDPVLVAKEKAQAVKKNGLLEIVETKENLDSIGGLDVLKTWLLKRKSAFSQRAMEYGLPTPKGLLILGIAGTGKSLTAKATAKVFGVPLLKLDAGRIFASLVGQSESNLRSVIQTAEAIAPCCLWIDELEKGFSGSKSSGSTDGGTSSRVFGSFLSWMQEKKAPVFVVATANDVSQLPPEMLRKGRWDELFFVDLPNQSEREAIWKIQISKYGRDAKDFDIQVLSKATDGLTGSEIEACFVEALYAGFDQDTEPTDLTIAQVLTDFVPLSKLMAEQIGALRNWAKGRARYATSSVPEKGLRRLAA, encoded by the coding sequence ATGGGGAGCAAACTCGTCAATTATCTCCAAGCCGGCTACCCCGCGCTTTATCTGGTGTCCCATGAAGACGCCAGGGTTGAAGCCGAGTTGAGCCAGGTCGCCAGTGCCATCAACTACAACCTCTGTTTCTGGTCCGTCATCTCCGGCCTGGTCGAAACCAATTCCAAGAAAGTTCACCAAGCCCAGGAGCCTATCGAAGCCCTGCAAGCCATCGAATCCCTGCCGGAGAAGTCCATGATCCTGCTGAAGGACTTCCACCTGTTCCTGGCAGACGCGAACCCCATCCTGATCTGCAAAATGAAGGAGGTGCTGGCTGAAGCGAAGACCAAGAACAAGTCCCTCATCATTCTGGGCTGTCGTCTGTGCCTGCCTCCTGAACTCGAAAGAGAGATAACAGTGCTGGATTTCGCTCTGCCCAACAAATCTCAACTCGGACTGGTTCTCGACGGCATTTCAGAATCCGCCATGCTCCAGAAGATCCAGGATGAAGATCGGGAGAAGATTCTCGAAGCAGCAACCGGCCTCACCACCATCGAAGCAGAAAACGCCTTCGCCCTCTCTTTCGTGCAGTCCAAAGCCATCGATCCCGTCCTGGTGGCTAAGGAAAAAGCCCAGGCCGTGAAGAAGAACGGGCTGCTGGAGATCGTGGAGACCAAGGAGAACCTGGATTCAATTGGCGGGCTGGATGTGCTGAAAACCTGGCTGCTCAAGAGAAAGTCTGCCTTCAGCCAAAGAGCCATGGAATACGGCCTGCCCACTCCAAAGGGCCTGCTCATTCTCGGAATCGCAGGCACAGGGAAAAGCCTCACCGCCAAAGCCACTGCCAAGGTCTTCGGGGTGCCATTGCTGAAATTGGATGCAGGCCGGATCTTCGCTTCGTTGGTCGGCCAGTCTGAATCCAACCTGCGCAGTGTCATCCAAACTGCTGAGGCCATTGCTCCCTGCTGTCTGTGGATTGACGAGCTTGAGAAGGGGTTCAGTGGCAGCAAATCCTCGGGATCAACTGACGGCGGCACTTCAAGCAGGGTGTTCGGGTCATTCCTGTCGTGGATGCAGGAGAAGAAGGCACCGGTGTTCGTCGTGGCCACTGCAAATGATGTGTCCCAACTTCCGCCTGAAATGCTACGCAAGGGCAGATGGGATGAGCTGTTCTTCGTGGATCTGCCCAATCAATCCGAAAGGGAAGCCATCTGGAAGATTCAGATCTCCAAGTATGGCCGGGATGCAAAGGACTTCGACATCCAAGTTCTTTCCAAGGCCACGGATGGCTTGACCGGCAGTGAAATCGAAGCCTGTTTTGTGGAGGCTCTGTATGCTGGTTTCGACCAGGACACCGAGCCCACCGACCTCACCATCGCTCAAGTCCTCACCGATTTTGTTCCGCTGTCGAAGTTGATGGCGGAGCAGATTGGGGCATTGAGGAACTGGGCGAAAGGCAGGGCCAGGTATGCCACTTCTTCGGTTCCTGAAAAGGGACTGAGGAGGCTGGCGGCGTAG
- a CDS encoding DUF1257 domain-containing protein, producing the protein MLMSHFTTIKTQIKDIEALKSACAELNLPVLEKAQARGYYENKTRGDFVIKLKGPYDIAVQKQPDGTFGLTADLWNGHVEQEVGPNYGKLLQLYAVHKAMKEARKKGHLVSRHNKPTGEIKLVIQA; encoded by the coding sequence ATGTTGATGTCACACTTCACCACCATTAAAACGCAGATCAAGGACATCGAAGCCCTGAAATCCGCCTGTGCCGAACTGAACCTGCCGGTCTTGGAAAAAGCACAGGCGCGGGGCTACTACGAAAACAAGACCCGAGGCGATTTCGTCATCAAGCTGAAAGGCCCGTATGACATCGCCGTTCAGAAGCAACCCGATGGCACCTTCGGCCTGACGGCTGATCTTTGGAATGGCCACGTCGAACAGGAGGTCGGCCCCAACTACGGCAAGCTCCTGCAATTGTATGCCGTCCACAAGGCGATGAAGGAGGCCCGCAAGAAAGGCCACCTCGTCAGCCGCCACAACAAACCCACCGGCGAAATCAAACTCGTCATCCAAGCCTGA
- a CDS encoding argonaute/piwi family protein: protein MSNLFLNGFSVEFTSQDFTAFVSPMPDNQQLEPTREALGDEWFIHWHDGVAYGLPKCATPSKPFGQAQTLKVADHLSLLARRLTEVLPEKFPKYEAFRRKPFKFRAQKDEIVAAILTKLKHLPPVVGKFKISLTFELDARLIELRENELRVGLFVDIATNWQILAHLDELKAAGVDVAGLYVVRRTPDPKGRRLIGRVKELIGQRVVLSEAYGNQAEVFADDVYVEGSRASFAHCLKRILGDMYGAFDSERQEQEARVLVGNALDERVERMGDYLRKASPVTLSSDLQCSVGERIPVQNVGTYKTTVQAPPVDYCFDSARSKRSRYAWPGLEDYGPFSRDTLAKKSPRILFVFPDSVQGPAERFLRYLRDGITGVANSRYAGGFAKTFGLVNPEFVSCRIPLFPKQNDSPAQIYRKTIEEFLSRNGQFDAAIVTILDEHARLPDQQNPYLHSKAVLLMAGIPVQDVRVTTMSQSEYSLQFLLQNIAVAFYAKLNGIPWTVDHDLTIADELVIGLGTCEIGESRFEARKRFIGITTVFRGDGNYLLSNLSTECNYDTYPEVLQRSTVEILKEIKKRNGWQPKDTVRVVVHSFKPLKKLELAQIMKDCVATVGDEQSVEFAFLTVTQQHPFRLFDREQKGVPQKKNPNVLKAVLVPHRGMIAQLGSFTRLLSTNGPELIKRTVSPLPLPLLVHIHPESTYRDLASLTEQVLKFTSLSWRSTLPAKLPVTIYYSELIAGLLSRMRSVPDWSPAMLNIKLRASKWFL from the coding sequence ATGAGCAATCTTTTCCTCAATGGCTTTTCCGTTGAATTCACCAGCCAGGATTTTACTGCCTTCGTCAGTCCGATGCCTGACAACCAGCAGTTGGAGCCCACTCGGGAGGCGCTGGGGGACGAGTGGTTTATCCACTGGCACGACGGAGTTGCATACGGGCTGCCGAAGTGCGCGACCCCATCCAAGCCATTCGGGCAAGCACAAACGCTGAAGGTCGCCGATCATCTCTCCTTGCTGGCACGACGGTTGACAGAAGTGCTTCCAGAGAAATTCCCGAAATATGAAGCATTCCGGCGCAAACCATTCAAATTCAGGGCGCAGAAAGATGAAATTGTCGCCGCGATTCTGACCAAGCTCAAGCACCTACCGCCTGTAGTTGGCAAGTTCAAAATCTCGCTGACGTTTGAGTTGGACGCCAGGTTGATTGAATTGCGTGAAAACGAGCTGCGAGTGGGTCTCTTCGTGGACATCGCAACGAACTGGCAAATTCTTGCCCATTTGGACGAACTCAAGGCGGCTGGAGTTGATGTTGCCGGACTTTATGTTGTGCGCCGGACTCCTGATCCAAAGGGTCGCCGGCTAATTGGCCGCGTGAAAGAACTGATCGGCCAGAGGGTCGTTCTTTCTGAAGCATACGGGAACCAGGCGGAGGTCTTCGCCGATGATGTCTATGTGGAAGGCTCGCGGGCTTCGTTTGCCCACTGTCTGAAGCGCATTCTGGGGGACATGTATGGTGCTTTCGACAGTGAGCGACAGGAACAGGAAGCGCGTGTCTTGGTTGGCAATGCCCTTGATGAGCGAGTTGAGCGTATGGGGGACTATTTGCGCAAGGCATCCCCGGTCACCCTTTCTTCGGACCTCCAGTGTTCGGTGGGAGAGCGTATCCCTGTGCAGAATGTGGGAACGTACAAGACCACAGTTCAAGCTCCCCCGGTTGACTACTGCTTTGATTCTGCTCGTAGCAAGCGGAGCAGGTATGCATGGCCCGGACTCGAGGACTATGGGCCTTTCAGTCGCGATACGTTGGCGAAGAAGTCGCCGCGCATTTTGTTTGTCTTCCCGGATTCTGTGCAGGGGCCCGCAGAACGTTTCTTGCGATATTTGCGGGATGGCATCACTGGCGTCGCCAACAGCCGTTATGCCGGTGGTTTCGCCAAGACCTTTGGGCTGGTCAATCCGGAGTTTGTATCGTGCCGCATCCCGCTGTTTCCCAAGCAGAATGATAGCCCAGCACAGATCTACCGAAAGACCATCGAGGAGTTTCTGAGCCGAAACGGTCAGTTTGATGCGGCCATTGTGACGATTTTGGATGAGCATGCCAGGCTACCGGACCAACAGAATCCATACCTTCACTCAAAGGCTGTGCTGCTGATGGCCGGGATTCCAGTCCAGGATGTCCGTGTGACCACGATGAGTCAGTCCGAATACAGCCTGCAGTTCCTCCTGCAAAACATCGCAGTTGCCTTCTACGCGAAGCTGAACGGCATTCCCTGGACAGTGGACCACGACTTGACCATCGCTGATGAACTGGTGATTGGCTTGGGCACTTGCGAGATTGGCGAGAGTCGGTTCGAAGCGCGCAAGCGGTTCATTGGAATCACGACGGTGTTTCGAGGCGATGGCAACTACCTTCTCTCGAATCTCTCAACGGAGTGCAACTACGACACCTACCCCGAAGTCCTTCAACGATCCACCGTGGAGATTCTGAAGGAGATAAAAAAGCGGAACGGCTGGCAGCCGAAAGATACAGTGCGCGTCGTCGTGCATTCCTTCAAGCCACTGAAGAAGCTGGAGCTTGCTCAGATTATGAAGGACTGCGTGGCAACAGTTGGAGATGAGCAGAGCGTGGAGTTCGCATTCCTGACGGTCACGCAACAGCATCCGTTTCGGCTTTTTGATCGGGAGCAGAAGGGCGTGCCGCAAAAGAAGAATCCAAACGTGCTGAAGGCTGTGCTGGTGCCGCATCGAGGCATGATTGCCCAGCTTGGTTCTTTCACGCGGCTTCTCAGCACGAATGGTCCCGAGTTGATCAAGCGCACTGTGTCCCCGCTGCCGCTGCCATTGTTGGTGCATATTCATCCAGAATCGACCTACCGTGATCTGGCTTCGTTGACGGAACAGGTGCTGAAGTTCACATCGCTGTCGTGGCGATCCACCCTGCCGGCGAAATTGCCCGTGACGATTTACTACAGCGAACTCATTGCCGGTCTTTTGAGCCGGATGCGCAGCGTGCCCGACTGGTCCCCTGCGATGCTCAACATCAAGCTCCGCGCAAGCAAATGGTTCTTATGA
- a CDS encoding WGR domain-containing protein — MPTLVEETLDKTTLYYREGGSDKVYQCAIEPAGNRFVVNFAFGRRGSTLNTGTKTNVPVDYDAAKRIYDKLVKEKTAKGYTPGPDGNPYHNSPKADRFTGLLPQLLNPIDEAEMNRLLTNDNFCMQEKFDGRRILIQKQGTTITGINKKGLVVGLPECVVQAAQCLPGDFILDGECIGDTFFVFDMLSNHTDLRVLPYRQRLVQLYNLIASAQQRAIRLVETAFKHDEKQRLLKDLRAARKEGVVFKLLTAAYTPGRSNSGGPQLKHKFYATLSAVVAKINAQRSVEIRLLGDDGWQAAGNVTIPANQSVPQVGQVVEIRYLYAFKESGVLYQPVFLGLRSDVEPMECLATQLKFKAEEDAC; from the coding sequence ATGCCAACCCTCGTTGAAGAAACTCTCGACAAAACAACCCTCTATTACCGCGAAGGCGGTTCCGACAAGGTTTACCAGTGCGCGATTGAACCCGCTGGCAATCGCTTTGTCGTGAACTTCGCCTTTGGTCGTCGCGGCTCCACGTTGAACACCGGCACCAAAACCAATGTGCCTGTGGATTACGATGCTGCCAAACGCATCTACGACAAGCTGGTGAAGGAGAAGACCGCCAAAGGCTACACCCCTGGCCCAGACGGCAATCCTTACCACAACTCGCCCAAAGCAGACCGTTTCACCGGCCTCCTGCCTCAATTGCTGAACCCGATTGACGAAGCCGAAATGAACCGCCTGCTCACGAATGACAACTTCTGTATGCAGGAAAAGTTCGATGGGCGGCGCATCCTGATCCAGAAGCAGGGCACCACAATCACTGGTATCAACAAGAAGGGCCTGGTGGTTGGTCTGCCGGAATGTGTCGTGCAGGCGGCTCAGTGCTTGCCTGGCGACTTCATTCTGGATGGTGAGTGCATCGGGGACACGTTCTTCGTGTTCGACATGCTCTCCAACCACACCGATCTGCGCGTCCTGCCCTATCGCCAACGCCTGGTGCAGCTCTACAATCTGATCGCCTCGGCTCAACAACGCGCCATCCGGCTGGTGGAAACCGCGTTCAAGCACGATGAAAAGCAACGCCTGCTGAAAGACCTCCGCGCTGCCCGAAAGGAAGGTGTGGTGTTCAAGCTGTTGACTGCTGCTTACACGCCTGGTCGTTCCAATTCCGGAGGTCCCCAACTGAAGCACAAGTTCTATGCCACGCTCTCGGCAGTGGTCGCCAAGATCAATGCCCAGCGCAGCGTGGAGATTCGGTTGTTGGGTGATGACGGCTGGCAGGCGGCGGGCAACGTCACCATCCCAGCCAATCAATCCGTGCCACAGGTCGGTCAGGTGGTGGAGATTCGCTACCTCTACGCCTTCAAGGAGAGCGGTGTCCTCTACCAGCCCGTGTTCCTGGGCCTTCGCAGTGATGTGGAGCCAATGGAATGCCTCGCCACGCAGTTGAAATTCAAAGCCGAGGAGGACGCATGTTGA
- a CDS encoding JAB domain-containing protein: protein MTLKPYTPHEFKIMRVRECLPMTETVDTPERAAAYWRANIPQAPWFDPAKEAVVVLVLNTRRRILGHNLVTLGSLDTCIVTPLSVFRPVIVMAGSAIILMHQHPSGDCTPSEGDIRVTRDLIRAGQLLKIDLVDHVIIGEPNHASLRNMGYFSI from the coding sequence ATGACCCTCAAACCCTACACCCCACACGAATTCAAAATCATGCGAGTCCGCGAATGTCTGCCCATGACTGAAACCGTGGACACACCCGAAAGAGCTGCTGCGTATTGGAGAGCCAACATCCCTCAAGCGCCGTGGTTCGATCCCGCCAAGGAAGCAGTGGTCGTGCTGGTCCTCAACACCCGCAGACGCATTCTTGGCCACAACCTCGTCACCCTGGGCTCGCTGGATACCTGCATCGTGACCCCGCTGTCTGTGTTCCGGCCTGTGATCGTGATGGCCGGCAGTGCGATCATCCTCATGCACCAGCACCCATCAGGCGACTGTACCCCATCTGAAGGGGACATCAGAGTGACCCGTGACCTAATCCGCGCTGGTCAACTGCTCAAGATTGATTTGGTGGATCACGTCATCATCGGCGAGCCCAACCACGCCAGCCTCCGAAACATGGGCTATTTTTCGATTTAG